In Pyrus communis chromosome 15, drPyrComm1.1, whole genome shotgun sequence, the genomic stretch CACGGGCGGCCGGCATTAGTAGCAGTAGAAGGATGGGGTTGGGGATGTGGATGGAAAGCGAGGCCGAGACGGGTGAGCTTGAAATCAGGCGGAGAAGCGAAGCCTCTGGAAGTGGCCACCATTGCGTTTACAAAAAAGCCATCCCAATGAATCCCAAGCGGAGGAAACGTGGACTGACACTGAGAGGGTTGGGAGGGAGTCCTCACAGTAGGAGTAAGAGTGGGAGACTGACTAagtagtctctctctctccctgagtttgggtttgggttttgcGTTTgggtttagttttggttttgggtttgggtttgggggaaattaattaattgatgagGTGGGAGAAGTAATGTGGTTAGTAGTTCAATttataaagaaagaaataagGGAAGGCGAGAAGGGAGAAGGTTAGGGGGAGGGAGGGCAATGAGAGCAAAAAGCAGAGAATTTCGAGCGAATCTTTGTTTTAGCGACATTTGAAAATTGACTGATTGAATGAGGTGGGCTGTGGCCACTGGccagaagaagatgaacaaccaaggaaggaaggaaggatggAGGGACTGGGGACTCGGGAGGCCTCGCCTCCTCGTCTTTTGTAAACCAACCTCTCCACCTTtttcaatttctcctcctcctcctgctgGATGTGACAGAAAGAGACGGTGGAGGGAAATGGTAATGATGAGGTGGGTGTGACTGTGTTATACAGGAAATTGAGGGATAGACTCAGAAATTGGAGAAATTAGAGATTAGGGCGATTAAAATTTGGCCTCATGGTTATCtgtatatttaattaaatttaaaatataaaaaaaataaacaattgaattaattaaaaacaggGCCGATCATTTTATTCCTTCATAGATATCCCATCCTTTAAAGAGACGTGGCGAGATTCTAGAAAGGGTAACAGTCACCTTAAGTTAAGGGTGAGCAAAAAGGATTTGGATCATTTCCTGAGCTAATGAAGAGGATCCTCCTCATTAATCATCCTTggtcgttggattttcatctaacggttacaaacaggaggatccttttaaaattataataattgtagctgttggataaaaattcaacggccATAGATAATTGATGAGGATGATCTTTTCCATTaactcaggagaggatccaaatctgaGCAAAACAGACTCAAGTGAGTGAGATGGGTTGGTGGCTGCGAGTGCAACGCAATCGGCCGTGCCCTCCGTATCCAATCCCGCGATTTTATCTTACCACCGTTACACGTGAGCAGACTCGACCCcacttcctttctttcttctgtttTGGGTAGGGCTCTCTCTACCGTTGACACGTGCTCTCTGCCACAAGTCTTGACTCTTACTCTAGCCAAAATTCATATAACAAATTAAGTAGCTACTTGTTCATTCGATTGCTTCAGTTCAGAAAGCTATGTTCAATCCTAAACCCTATGTTCCTTCCTCATTCTTATAAAATAACAAGAATAATAAGAAGATGATTTGTTCTAACTACACAACACTAGTTTCGAAGTGAATCCTTTCATATTCATATATACGTATTTTAATGAAATAGCGAGAAAAACTTGCATACACTAATTTTTTTACGTTTGCAACATCATGCATCGTTTACATGACTTAGAATGCCCAACACGTGTCACATTGGTGAATTCAAATCTCGTCCTTTTGATGCAAGTTTGTTACTACTTTCCAACCAATTCAACTAAAATCAAGGGATCCGTTTTAACTTATTACTAAGGTTCAATAGTATTACTCTTCACTTGTAcagtgagagatcttaagtttgattatCACCAATAACGAATTCGAACCAAATATTATGGTTAGTCTATTGTGAGATTTTATCAACtcttcccttaatgtagatacgTGTGGTTATGAGTTAGTTTATCTTAAAGAAAGTATTTCAAAAACAGGATAATTTCTCTCCTTCCCCCACAActgtttcaaaaaataaaactctattgatttgaatttgcgCTAAATTCAAACATATGATTGCCGAATACTTTATCGTTTATCCACTTTGAAACCCCAAAAAAATAACAGTGCTCACACCATTGTACTATTTTCTATCCACATTATATTTTCCCCATCAACTATTATTCCTAAAGTTACCTTCAATACTCCGCTTAATAAAACCCCGTTCCGGCCATGTCGTACGGAATCCCCAATCCTCACCACACAACACTCGGGCGACCGACCCTCTTCAAGCCCGCCAGTCACAACATTCAAACTCACTCTCCTCCAAAATCAACCCATTATCATCCCATCCCGCTTTCCCTTCCCCGCTCTCTTTCTCATCCTCCATCTCCTCTTGCCCTTCTTCCACCAAAACTCCACCGTGCTCACCCTGACCATCCACCTCTGTTTTCAACCTCGCCAATCCAAAATCTCCAATCTTGGCATTGGGAATCCTAGTCCAGCAACACATTGCTAGGCTTCACATCACCGTGAATCACCGGTGAGTCACAAACATGGTGCAAATACTCGAGCCCAAGAGCCACATCAAGCACAACACCGAACCTCTTCTTCCAAACTATAAGCTCCGGGCACTTCCAATCCAGCAATGCTTCTTGGAGGCTTCTAATGGGCATGAGCTTGTGGACCAACCGCAGCTTCCAGCCGTGGCGGTCGGTGGAGAAGCCGAGAGAGAAGAAATAGAAGACAGAGAAGCACGAGGCAAGAGAAATGGGGGTAAAAGAGAGAGACGGTGGGGGAGAGAAACGGGGTAGGGGTCTAAaagtctttttattaaaaagattttcactaatatttttgttaaaatacaGGTAGAAAATAAGACAACTACCCATTCCAATAGAAACAAGGATTGTCTGTCCTCTCACTTCCGGTGCTCTCTCGTACTCTCCTGTTTTATGTGGatacggttaagtcacgtcaatattttatattattttttttatagatataataagataaaaatgaatagaaatataaaatattgatatagATTAACTGTAACCATACAAACATAAGGGTATGGAAAAACACCGAAAGTAGAAGGACAGACAATCTTGTTCTTGCAACAGGCAGAGGGCTTCCGAATTCCATAAACCCTTATCAGGTTGCTTGACACGCGTATAGCCAATTGGCTCCGCCACGTGTCAGTCCTTGGCAGCATGATGACATGGCCGGAGCACCTGTTGACCATGAGCTTCTCATGTAGAAATGCTTGTGGATAAACGATTTTGCATTTGACAGAAAGAAGGATAAGGTATCGTACGTGTAAAGCAGGAGGTGGCACGAGAGAGAGTCATGGTGTAATGATGGCCACGTGTCTGGCTGATACAACATATGGGACCACTTGGATGTCTCCTGTCCTGTTGGAGGACGAGGAAACCAAGCACATTACTTTTGGCGCGTCTGGAATCTGGATTGGATAAGGTTAACGTCGTCACTTGATCACGAAAGTTGAGGAGGCAACAAATCCATCTTTGTCGACAACTACCACCTcataaaccaaaacaaaaatccaCCTTCAAGAGTCTTCGATTTTATTATGTATTCTTGTGCTTGCGTCTCTCACATTGCATGAATCATCAAGCAATGAGAGAGTTGATGTAAAAAGATTGGTAGAGCAGCACAAGTATAAGTTTTGAAATTCCAGTGTTAGGAAAAAGGGTGCATATCCTTCAGACGAGAGATGATAAGATCAAAATTGGTAACAGTCGCACGTGTTAAGCAACCCATTATTCAAGTAATCATTCAAATAACTAAAAGGGGAAGGGAGGGAAATACAATGAGCTTATTTGACAAAGACGAAATCTAAGAAAGATGAATTGTACTCAACACATGAATGAATGTCAAACGAAATCAGAACAACACACACCAAGTAGACCAAACACAACAACAGGGACCAGTTTCTCAAACCTTATTTCTTGGACAGAAATGCCTTCACTGATTCTACAATTACCTGTTTTTCATGGAAAAGAAAGAATTTCGCCTTTATCAGACACAATTTAACTGATTAGCGCGCACACTTCTTTCAAAACACAGACAATACATGCCTGCGTGACGATGACGCATTTAATGCATACATGCGAATTGCAGATGAAGCATGTTACAAATGCATATGAAACTGGCATCATTTAACAAAACTTATACTAAAATTCATGCTTCTActggaagaaaaaaatgaatgatttgaaACAAATAGATCTTGGTGTCCCTAGTGGTTCTTACCCTCCCATCATAGGATAATGATGCAAAGATCCAAGGCTCACGAGAGCTCCATTCAAGACCTATAGTTTCAAGTAAAATTAATTTAgtttaagataaaaaaaatattaaaaaaaaaattcaattatatGCCTCAGGAGTTGCCTTAGTTACCATAAATACTGTCTTCATAGTCACTGTAAGAGTTAAGCAATGGATCAATCCGCctttgagtgagagagagagagagagagagagagagcaaaccAACATCAGCCCATCGTACTCAGGGTTATACCGGGCAGCCCATGTCCTGAAAAAATTTCAAGAGGTAACGATCAGACAATTAAAGTTTGCAATTATTGGCACTTCTTTGATACAAGTATGAACATCCCAAAAATTCTGAAACATACACCGATGCACAAAAGGTCATCAGGAAAAACCATGGCTGAAGAGACCGAAATGCAACAGCACAGAAAATATTTACCTGTGTGTGTGTCCTGGAAGCTCCTGGATAGGCACGTTTGGCTTCCTAAGATCCCATACGTGTATACCAGATTCATCTTCTGCAGTTATCTGTAAAAGTGTTAACAATTTGTGATATAGTAACAGAAACAAATGCTCGTGATAACTGCCATGTTGAGAAatgataaagaaaaataaaaagaaaaaatcattaTATATTTTGGAAGACGTAAGTACACCCTGTCATTCATTTTTTCTGCGAAATGCTCTAATGTATTTTGAAAGTAGACAGATTTCTTGTGAGATGAGAAAACTGTTACTCGATTTTTATGCAACACAATAGACTAATCCTTGTCTCTGTATCAGTGCATGTGTCGAGCATGCAAGTTATGTGAACATCTTTCAAGTTCTCAAATTCAGAATCGACTCGAGAGAATAATTGAAGAGAATGAATTAAATATAgacagagaatgaaacaagcaCACTCAGAGGAATAGAAAACTACATTCTTACAAGCACATGTTTCTTGTTGGGGTTATAATCAGCATTGCGAACGTGAGCATGCTCAATAGAATTTGTCTTCCTGCAGATAAACGGTAACTATTATTGATCAAGAAAGGATATTGATGACAAAAACCTCAAACAAGTAACAGTCCCTAAAATAGCTCTGTTCCTTCCTGGTTGATAATAAATATAATCTGTAGAATGACAAGCCAGTCCCTTCATGTGAACTATCAAAACTTAATATATGCTTCACATGAGGATTTGACTAATTAAGTTTAAAAATCCATGTTGGCCCTGTTTAACGAATAAAAACAATGCAAGTGTTAATACGTGCTTCATTGTTCGTAGATCCCAAAACTGAATGGATGATTCACATGTCGCTGCAACAGCATTGATATCATGTGGATCCCATGCACCAGCAGACAAGTAGTGCATCACACCAGCTGACTCCTGTGATTGTACCTGGACTcggaaaaaaaacctaaataagAATCAGTCTGGAATTCAAAGTGATATACCATTGACTTCTAAGCCTTTTAAGATCTTGAAAGGCCAATAAGTTTTATTATGGTAACAAGACTGAATACAAAACATAcgtgagagagtgagagtgagaggaaAATTTCGTTGTCTTTTCCTTCCTACCTTGCTCACAACAATAACAGTTTATCCTTCTTTGGTTCATGCATAAGTAAATTTTGATGAAGTGGGaaaccaaaataattttaaatggaGTAAATTTATAAGTAAGTTTTGGTTTTTATCCACGCCATTATTTCAATTACATGTCAACATAttcaattttataattaaaaatcatttaacCATTTCCAAATatatctatttttaatttgtacccattttttaatttgcaaccaatttttttattttaatttatacccataaatttaatttctttctatGCACATATTTTGAAATATTTATGTGTACCCACTCTTGTAGAAATCCACACCTAGGGGCTAGGCGGCTAGCCACCGCCCCGAATAATCCCTAGAcgtatgaaaatttaaaaagggCGGCTAGCCCTGCCTAGGCACCCAACTAGATCGTGTCTCTtatttagacaaaaaatagataattttcattttgcattttattttttcaataaattatcataaacttgttgaatacttggatgaacactcatttcattttgcattttattttttcaataaattatcataaacttgttgaatacttggatgaacactcatttcattttgcattttattttttcaataaattaccatagacttgttgaatacttggatgaacactcattatatgcttcCATGTTCTCAATATGTtgtaatactttataatctattttgcaatttatgtatctcaatataattatatattttttcaagtataagcaaacatttatttatatgttatataataaatttaattaaaattaaaaaaattgcctAGGCCCCACCTAGatacctaggcgctaggcgctaGGCCCTTGACCGCCGCTCGACTAGcgccttttagaaccttgtgtACACCCATCAttgttttaatcttttatttgtacccataattttaaaccttttatttgtacccttaatttatttataatgtaacCATTCATGTATTTAAAAGGAAACTTTGGATGTAGTCCTGATTGACTAAAATCTTAGATTGAAACTTTATTAATTTGAATACTTTGATTGAAGGACAAAATGTTAAATTTCAGTATCATGTAACAAATTTGATAACAAAATTATTAAATCATGCAACGATTAATATCAAATAgggatatttatttatttatttattctcaaATTAGAATTGTGAGAAAActgatcaaattttttattttgaatatttttatttttaaatattggttcattttaaataacaaaaacgGTGAAAGGTATAGAATAGCGAAAAAGGAGGCGAAGAAAGCTGTAAGAGAAGCGAAGCTAGTGACTTTTGACGATATGTATAAGCAACTAGATACCAAAGAATGAGAGTTGGATATCTATAAACTAGCTAGAGcaagggaaaagaagacaagAGACTTGAACCAAGTGAGGTGCATCAAGGATGAGAATGGAAAGGTTCTTGCTAAAGAGAACGCGatcattatgagtttcttgtgATGACATTCGGGTTAACTAATGCTCCAGCATCTTTTATGGATCTGATGAATCGGGTATTCCGTCCGTATCTTGACAGGTTTGCAATTGTCTTCATCGATGACATTATGGTGTATTCTAAGAGCAAGGTTGACCATGTTAGACATTTACATGTGGTTTTGAAGAAGTTAAGGGAGAATCAATTGTACGCTAAATTTAGTAAATGTCAGTTCTGGCTGGATCAGGTGTCATTCTTGAGACACGTGATATCAGCTCAGGGTGTTCTCGTGGATCCTCAGAAAGTAGCAGCAGTGGAAAATTGGGAGCAACCTCAAACTGTCACTGAAGTACGGAGTTTTCTTAGACTTGCTAGCTACTATCGATGCTTTGTGAAAGATTTCTCAGCCATAACCCTGCCTCTTCATCATGGTCATCATCACGAGCATTCTCGGAATCTTCAACACGAAGCAGAACCTCAAATCATTCTTGCTAGGTAGAGCATGGAGTAGAAGTCGCCAAAGAACACAGTCGCTTACGAGTCCCCATCTTAAAATAACAAAGCATCTCTCTGGGATTCCCAACGATCTCCGAACAATAACAGGATAAGTTAATGAACTTCCAATCGTACTATGTGACTGACATTTTACCTTGTTTCATCTCTGTGAATTCGTTTTTCTTCTGATCCTTGTATTCCGGAGATGTGAATCTAGCCTCAAATAGGCGCCTAAAAACATCCCAATTTATGGCATCTTGAACAGACAATAGGCGTGACTCCTAATCCACCATGATTCCGCTCCCAGACGAAAGAACCAAGTCGCTGTCTCGACCCATCTCTCTGCTGAAAAATTCCCCTATCGCTGCATAACGTGAAAGGTCTTTTCAACATGGTCGATCCACCTCGGAATTCTCGGGTTCCTCATTACcaaagaaattatttatttgaagatggGATACGGTCTCTAAAGTAGTCTTTTGGGGAGGGCGAAGTGTAAACTGAATGGCGCTAGCGATAGCCTTACCGCGTTAcccaaaatcaagaaaattagtttcataatgGACAGGTGGCGCTCTACGAGGTGGCATGATACTgacataaaagataaaaaatgatTAGGACCTATAACACATACAAGGAatgcaggactgccaaacctatgctctgataccaaactgacacaccccgaccgaaatcgaggcatgctggcGATCACCTGAATGTGACGTAACCAAAAGGAAAGTGATGCATAAAATtatggataaatttaaaccaaatctAAAACTTATTTAAACTAAAGTAGCGAGTGTGCAGTAGTGGGAAAAACCCATAAAACACAAGTGTTTAGAGTATAGATGACATAAAAGTGTGTTGTTGAAACTAGTTAAAGTGCTTATTACACAACAGGAAAAACTCCTACATTTATTTAGAGGGTATGTCAGAACCGCCAGATATTCCTCGTATGCCATAGAGTAATCAACTAACTAGGACCTGGAGGGACGAAAAACAGAATGGTgagtaggcaaaaacaaaggtttataaacacatttattttcgGAATATACTAACCTCTCGCCGTAAAACAtatatagtttccagaaaatcatactacgtataagtatgaaatcaaatgtaaatcaacAATAAATCCATACGACAAATCACAATATCACAACAGTAGCATAATAAAATCAAGTGCCCATCAATTTATGCTAacacatgagttcatgcagATGCAGAGGAAAtctgacatgaacaggactgagtgtaatcataatatacgaTCTAATACTACAAGCACGTCAGGTTCCACTTTTGCCAAAAGGGGCATAAACGTTAATTTACACTTGGGGagaaaattacatagaaaatttAGGGACGGATCGTCACAATCTACTCCCTTTAAGAGACGAAATTTCAACACTCCTAAAGATCAGTCAAAGAACAAACGTGGATAAAGATCTCGCATACGTTCCTCTGTCTCCCAAGTAACTTCCTCAACAAAGTGGTTTCTCCATAAAACTTTCACCATACAAACGATTTTGTTCCTAAGAACTTTGTCTTTCCAGTCAAGAATCGTCACTTGAACCTCATCATAAGTCTAATCCGGGTTAATCATAAATCGTTATAGATCATGAAAAAAGCATATGATACGGTCCCAAGAGACATTCTTTAGAGGGATTTAGAGAAGATAGGAGTACGAGTAGCATATATCCAAActataaaggatatgtatgatggagtAAGGACTGCCGTAAGAACTCATGAATGACAAACCAAAAGCTTTCTCATAACTGTAGGGTTACATAAAGGTTCATCTTTAAGTCTTTCcttttttgcattggtaatggatgagttaacgtgacatattcaagatgatattccttggtgtatgcttttcgcagacgatatagtgttgatagatgaaacttaGGAATGagtaaatgcgaagcttaacctttggagagaagtgttggaatTTAAAAGTCTTCACCTAAGTTGGTCGATGATAGAGTATATCGAGTGCAAGTTCAGTGCGAACGGAGGTTCAGAAGAGTTAAGGGTGAGGATTATATATtaggaagtaccaaagagcgaCCGCTTTCACTACCTAGGATCAATCTAGCAAAAGAATGGAGAGTTGGATAAAGACCTCAACCATACAATACAAGCTGGATAAATGAAGTGGAAAAATGCATCAGGTGTGTTGTGCAACCGTTGtatgccactaaagctcaaggAAAATTTTGATAGGATGGCAATAAAGCcaacaatgctttatggcacaGAATGTTGGACGGTGAATCATTAACACGTACATACAATGAGTTTAGcgaagatgagaatgcttcgttggatgtgtgggcacacgagaaaggataaggaatgaggatatccgaggttAAGTAGGAGTAGCCAAGATTGAAggaaaaataagagaaaatcggttaaagTGGTTTGGATATGTGAAACGAATGCCTACAGACACTCCTATTAAAAGATGCGATTACGAGACAGAAGTTCAAGGTCGAAAGGGTAGAGAAAGAtttaggaagacttggaaagagactctaagaaaagatttTGAATACTTGAATCTAACGAAAGACGTAGCACAGAACCAAGCGTAATGGTGATATAGCCAAGCCCATTTAATAGGATAAgactttattgttgttgttgatccattttaaataataaaaaaattattataaaatatggcatataaataaataaataaaattataaataaaaaaaaataaataaataaaaaagtgaaTAGATTACATTGAGAAAATGGGTACAATTGCATTTTACGTATATATAACAAAGTGAtacatttttaatgaaaaatgggtacaaataagtacaaataaaatattaaaaaaatataggtacaaataaaagttttaaaGTACAGGCACaaaaatatatgggtacaaactaaaactaaaaaaatggtTGCAAATTAAATTTGAGTACAAATTGAAAATGCATTTGTCAtaaatctaaactacatattattaCAACCGTCTTTGTCAACCTAAAGAAGGTGAAAAGACcatttagtcttctatcacaacaaaaaagttaaggaTAGTAACACAAATTCACAAAACgacattttgttgttttttgtttaaaccTCACCtataaatgattttaaaatctctaatttaaaagaaaaaaaatttaaaacatattAATAGAATCCTCTTTGTCatgtaaatattatattattgaaACAATGACGTGCATAAAAACCAAAGGAcgttgatcaaaaattgaaattgaataaggtttcaatcaatgaaattaaaaaaatgagagatGAGAAcctaaatgtaccatttttcataaaataaaataaaaatgtacccacttttcataaaaaataaaaaaagtacccacttttcatttaaaaaaaaagggggggagGTACCACTTTGTTTTATGTAAAAccaaccaattttttttaactacaatgtattcatattttaaaataaaatgtacccttttgtAAACGTacccaaattaaaaaattaaaaataaataaaaattgtaataaataaaaaatttgatctaatttcagataattcaaatttgaggaaaattttgaaaatcccTATTTGGTATTGAACTTTGCATGATTTTAGGAAGGaattgttaattttcattttaaaaattatttattaatactgaaatttatattttgtcCTTCAATCAAAGtattcaaataaataaagtttCAGTCTAAGATTTTGGTCAACCAGGGACCGGAACCAAAGTTTtccattttaaattttgaaaagagaCCGAGAATCTGGTTACTTATCCATAAACATGTATCACATAGGCAGATGATTGACGAGAAATTTCTAAAGGAAATTCATCATAAAATTACCTGAGCAGCTTTTTTGGACAAATCTAAGCTCCATAAGGACAAATTTTCTTCATCAATGCTGATCAACTTATCATGCCTTCCCGATGGCCACTAAAGAATGCTGTTCAATGTATATTCACATTGCATAAGAGAGTCAAAGAATCAATGAGTCCAACATATAATACAAAGTTCATACCAAACCACAtctcaaaacaaataacacgAAACAAACTCGAGTTATATTCCACAAGAAATTTATTGCAAAGTAACACCTGTTACAAGAATACACCAAATACTCCTCCACAAACTTACATGATCCAAGAAC encodes the following:
- the LOC137718015 gene encoding LOW QUALITY PROTEIN: WD repeat-containing protein DWA2 (The sequence of the model RefSeq protein was modified relative to this genomic sequence to represent the inferred CDS: inserted 1 base in 1 codon; deleted 1 base in 1 codon; substituted 1 base at 1 genomic stop codon); this translates as FDSDSHSNNRTIGQARCISDVKADTDQTSFNTGTLSLKQENEVHLIRLSSDGTELVCEGLFSHPNEIWDLASCPFDQRIFSTVYSTGESYGAATWQIPKLYGELNSPQLERITSLDSQVGKIKCILXWPSGRHDKLISIDEENLSLWSLDLSKKAAQVQSQESAGVMHYLSAGAWDPHDINAVAATCESSIQFWDLRTMKKTNSIEHAHVRNADYNPNKKHVLITAEDESGIHVWDLRKPNVPIQELPGHTHRTWAARYNPEYDGLMLVCSLSLSLSLXTQRRIDPLLNSYSDYEDSIYGLEWSSREPWIFASLSYDGRVIVESVKAFLSKK